The window GCTGTTTACGAAGAATGTCGTCGATAGCTTCTCGATTAGTTCCCTGAATTGGGCACAAATTAGCGGTATGGCCATCGCTTTTGTTGCATCGGCTGTAGCTGCCGGGATTTCGGTGTACTTACTGAACTTTGCGGGACAGCGCGTTGTGGCAGGCATTCGGGATCGTTTGTGGAAGAAGCTGCTCGTGCTGCCGATTAGCTACTATGATAGCCATCAGACGGGAGATACCATCTCTCGGATGACGAATGATACGGCGGTCATTAAGGGACTCATTGCCGAGCATATGGCGGGTTTCGTCACGGGGATCATCTCGATCATTGGATCTATTGTCGTTCTTCTATTTATGGATTGGAAAATGACGCTCATCATGTTCAGCGTATTCCCGATAGCCTTCGTCATTCTTTTTCCGCTGGGGCGGCAAATGTACAAAATATCCAAAGGCATGCAAGCCGAGACAGCTGGTTTCACCTCCGTGCTGAATCGAGTGCTATCGGAAATGCGCTTAGTAAAGGCAGCCAATGCCGAGCCAGTTGAGTATAAAGAAGGTGCTGCAGGGATTCAAAGGCTTTTCAAATTCGGGCTTAAAGAGGGCCGAATTCAAGCATTAATGGCACCGCTGGTCACCTTTGTCATGCTAATGCTGTTTGTCGTGCTTTTCGGGTATGGCGGCATGCAGGTTGCCTCCGGGGCTATTTCAGCTGGTCAGCTCGTTGCCTTCATGCTCTATTTGTTCCAAATTGTAGCGCCGATTACGCAAATTACACAGTTTTTCAATCAGGTACAGAAGGCGATGGGGGCGACCGATACGATCCTCAAGGTACTCGACTACGAAGAAGAGAATCCGCATGCTGGAGTACACGTCACGAATGCTTCGCAGTCGATTCACTTCGATCAGGTATCTTTCAGCTACAAAGAAGGGGAGTCTGTTCTGAAAAATGTCAGCTTCACCATGGAAGCAGGCAAAGTAACGGCAATTGTAGGACCGAGCGGGAGCGGTAAGACGACGATGTTCTCTCTTTTGGAAAGATTTTATACGCCGCAAAAAGGTTCAGTCGCGTTGGGGGCTGACCGAATTGATCAATTCTCGCTCATCTCTTGGAGGAGTCAGATTGGCTATGTTTCGCAGGAGAGCCCGCTGATTGCAGGCACGATTCGGGACAATATCTGTTACGGTTTGCAGCATGAAGTGACGCTGGAGGAGCTGAAGCGGGCTTCACAGATGGCATATGCCGATGACTTTATCGAGGACCTTCCGCAGAAGTATGAGACCGAGGTCGGTGAACGCGGCATCAAGCTGTCAGGTGGACAACGGCAGCGGATCGCCATTGCGCGAGCCCTGCTGCGGGATCCGAAGATATTGATGCTGGACGAAGCGACATCGAGTCTGGACAGTAAATCGGAGGTCGTTGTACAGCAAGCGCTGCAAAATTTGATGCAAGGACGCACTACGCTGGTGATTGCGCATCGCTTATCGACGGTAGTAGATGCCGACCAAATTATCTTTCTGGACAAAGGCGTCGTGACGGGCAGTGGGACACACAAGCAGTTGCTGGAGTCCCATGAGATGTACCGCGAGTTTGCTACGCAGCAGCTGCAGCTGCAAGTGCAGACGTCTTTAGATCACTCGCAGTTGGCATCCGTGTCATCTACCGAGGTTCATTCCTAAAATAGGAAAGCTGGTAGTAGGCGAAAAGCGTTTCAAGCCCTTAACTTCGGGGTTTGAAACGCTTTTTTTAATGCTATTCCCACCCTCAATGGCTATTTTGCAAGCTGTTGTTGCAGTTTGTACAACAATTCTGATCCATTTGTGGCAAATATGCCTATATGGGATCCCGATTGTTGTAGATTTTACAACATTGAAGCGAGAGAAGCAGGATATAGGTAGCAATTGCTGCACTTCCTACAACATCAATACACTGTGAGTAAGGAGTCCTTATTAAATTCACCGGTTCACTTTAAGGAGAGAGGTTCAAGCTCTAAGATTATCTCTCATAAGAGAGGCAATTTTACGTTCATCTTCACCAGCCATTGTTTCTAATCGTTTTATAACAAGCTCTTGTCGTTCTGCTGGCTGGTTTTGACTCAATTTTGCCTTACCTTCGATGCGAGTAATTCTGATTCTAAATCCTTGTATACCTTTACTCAGACCTGCTAAGTAACTAGCATCTACTTGGTCTAATTGATAGGAACTGCCCGGTTCTTCATATTTTAAAACCAAATCAGTTAACGAGCTCATCACTTCTTTTACATCGTCTACAAGCTCAACCTGGCCATATACATGAACAGCTGCATAATTCCAAGTGGGAACTGTAGTGGGTGTCTCATACCAAGAGGGAGAGATATAGCAATGCGGACCATGAAAAATCGCTAAGACTTCCTGCTTTTCGATATCTTTCCATTGCGGATTAGGGCGTGCAAAATGTCCAAATAAGTATTCTCTATTCTTATCCAATGATAAGGGGAGGTGAGTTGCGAATGGACCGCCTTGATGAAGAGAAATCAGTGTAGCAAAGCTATTTTGCTCGATAATATCGTAAGTAATTAAGTCATCATTTATTTCGAAGTGTGATGGAATGTACA is drawn from Paenibacillus sp. V4I7 and contains these coding sequences:
- a CDS encoding ABC transporter ATP-binding protein; this translates as MATTRKEEPKVKSNWRGFARLLAQANPPKLVLSIALGLSIISTLVGLVIPLFTKNVVDSFSISSLNWAQISGMAIAFVASAVAAGISVYLLNFAGQRVVAGIRDRLWKKLLVLPISYYDSHQTGDTISRMTNDTAVIKGLIAEHMAGFVTGIISIIGSIVVLLFMDWKMTLIMFSVFPIAFVILFPLGRQMYKISKGMQAETAGFTSVLNRVLSEMRLVKAANAEPVEYKEGAAGIQRLFKFGLKEGRIQALMAPLVTFVMLMLFVVLFGYGGMQVASGAISAGQLVAFMLYLFQIVAPITQITQFFNQVQKAMGATDTILKVLDYEEENPHAGVHVTNASQSIHFDQVSFSYKEGESVLKNVSFTMEAGKVTAIVGPSGSGKTTMFSLLERFYTPQKGSVALGADRIDQFSLISWRSQIGYVSQESPLIAGTIRDNICYGLQHEVTLEELKRASQMAYADDFIEDLPQKYETEVGERGIKLSGGQRQRIAIARALLRDPKILMLDEATSSLDSKSEVVVQQALQNLMQGRTTLVIAHRLSTVVDADQIIFLDKGVVTGSGTHKQLLESHEMYREFATQQLQLQVQTSLDHSQLASVSSTEVHS
- a CDS encoding FMN-binding negative transcriptional regulator, which codes for MYIPSHFEINDDLITYDIIEQNSFATLISLHQGGPFATHLPLSLDKNREYLFGHFARPNPQWKDIEKQEVLAIFHGPHCYISPSWYETPTTVPTWNYAAVHVYGQVELVDDVKEVMSSLTDLVLKYEEPGSSYQLDQVDASYLAGLSKGIQGFRIRITRIEGKAKLSQNQPAERQELVIKRLETMAGEDERKIASLMRDNLRA